The proteins below come from a single Eucalyptus grandis isolate ANBG69807.140 chromosome 3, ASM1654582v1, whole genome shotgun sequence genomic window:
- the LOC120291389 gene encoding class V chitinase-like — TRLKAPEERSSSSSRNLKPPTSAFTFCSEPSLKAGEGKIACLFIFFLCLPPSSEAQTWVKSGYFYAGNEIPVSDIDSSLFSHLICAFAYIDSSTYQLSVNSSTEQSFSTFTSTVKRKNPSITTLLSVWAAAWAGREDPSAFVSMLSESSSRRSFIESTIEKARLYGFSGVDLCGVLPSRSINMTNLSALLREWRDAVDEESRKSGKPPLLLVMAVYCQPIFNSVSYPLDSIQRNLDWVHLNAYDYHLPTRERFALPHAALFDPASQNNTDFCITWLLTRRFPARKLVLGLPYHGYAWQLQDSSADAIGHPAVGHAVTADGSFGYKAIKSYVRDSGYGASPVYDGTYAVNLFRKGSVWINFDDVEAIRAKVTYAKEKGLLGYSVFQVGNDQNWVLSRTG; from the coding sequence ACCCGATTAAAGGCTCCAGAAGAgcggtcttcttcctcctcccgtAATCTCAAGCCACCCACTTCCGCTTTCACATTCTGTTCCGAGCCGTCTCTCAAGGCGGGCGAAGGCAAAATCGCCtgtctcttcatctttttcctctGTCTCCCCCCATCTTCGGAGGCACAAACGTGGGTCAAGTCCGGTTACTTCTACGCCGGCAACGAAATCCCGGTCTCAGACATCGATTCCTCTTTGTTCTCTCACCTCATATGCGCTTTTGCTTACATCGACTCTTCGACCTATCAGCTCTCCGTCAACTCCTCCACTGAGCAATCCTTCTCCACCTTCACGAGCACCGTGAAACGCAAGAACCCTTCGATCACCACGCTGCTATCAGTGTGGGCAGCAGCGTGGGCAGGCCGAGAGGATCCTTCAGCTTTCGTTTCGATGCTCAGTGAGTCTTCTTCAAGAAGGTCCTTTATCGAGTCTACCATAGAAAAGGCAAGGCTTTATGGGTTCAGTGGGGTTGATCTCTGTGGGGTCTTGCCCAGTAGGAGCATTAACATGACCAATTTGAGTGCCCTTTTGCGGGAGTGGAGAGATGCTGTAGatgaagaatcaagaaaatctggGAAACCTCCGTTGCTGCTAGTAATGGCCGTGTATTGTCAACCCATTTTTAACTCCGTGAGTTACCCACTTGACTCAATTCAGAGAAATTTGGATTGGGTTCACCTAAATGCGTATGATTACCATCTCCCCACCAGGGAAAGATTTGCGCTCCCTCACGCAGCTTTATTTGATCCAGCAAGCCAGAACAACACAGACTTCTGCATAACTTGGTTGCTGACTAGACGATTTCCTGCAAGAAAGCTGGTTCTGGGCTTGCCCTATCATGGCTATGCTTGGCAGCTTCAGGATTCGAGCGCCGATGCCATTGGCCATCCAGCAGTGGGGCATGCTGTGACGGCGGATGGGTCATTTGGATACAAGGCTATAAAATCTTATGTCCGAGATTCTGGTTATGGAGCCAGTCCTGTTTATGATGGTACATATGCGGTGAATCTTTTCAGAAAGGGATCGGTATGGATCAATTTCGATGATGTGGAGGCCATCCGAGCCAAAGTAACTTATGCCAAGGAAAAGGGGCTCCTTGGTTACAGTGTGTTTCAGGTTGGCAATGATCAGAACTGGGTCCTTTCTCGGACAGGTTAG